The DNA region GATCATCCAGATAGAGCAAACCCTAACACAATCAAAAGTTAGAGATGGAAGAAGATAATATACTGCAGCAAATCAGATCCAAAGCGGCCGAATTTCTACTTAGAGAAGATTGGAATGAATCAATTAAAGCTTATTCCCACTTTATTCCTCTTTGCCAACAACAAATCTCTAAGACCCAGCAAGAATCTGATCTTTTGAAACTCCGAAAATCTCTCTGTTTAGCCCTTTCAAATCGAGCCGAAGCCCGATTCAGATTAAGGGATTTTGAAGAAGCATTGAAGGATTGTGAGGAATCCCTTCAAATTGATAATACCCATTTAAAAACCCTTGTCTGTAAAGGTAAAATCTTGCTCAATCTCAATCGATATTCTTTAGCTTTAGATTGTCTGAAAAGGGCTTTGGTTTTTGAGTCCCAATGTAATGGGAATTTAGAGGTTTTAAATGGGTTGATTGAGAAATGCAAGAAACTTGATTATTTGTCTAGAACTGGTAATTTTGATATTTCTAATTGGGTTTCATGTGGGTTTTCTGGGATTTGTCCTGAACTTTGTGAATTTGTGGGTAATGTTGAGATCAAAAAATCTGAAATTAGTGGCAGAGGTTTGTTTTGTACTAAAAGTATTGATATTGGGAGCTTAATTTTAGTTACGAAATCAGTTGCTACTGAAAGATGCATACTTCCAAAAGATAGTAAGGGGCTTttggatgaaaatgaacaattgGTTATGTGGAAGAATTTCATTGATAGAGTTACTGAATCTTCATCAAAATGTCACAAAACTCGTCATTTGATCAGTAAATTGTCGATTGGAGAGAACGAGGATGATCTCGAAACCCCAGATATTAGTCTCTTTAAGCCTGAAACTGATGGAGAAAGTTTCCCAAATAAAAATCTAGAAGAAGATAAGATTCTAAGTATTCTAGATGTGAATTCACTTGTTGAAGATGCTGTTTCTTCTAAGGTTCTTGGAAAAAACAGTGATTACTATGGTGTCGGTTTATGGTTACTTCCttcattcatcaatcattcttgtAGTCCTAATGCAAGGAGATTGCATATAGGTGATTATGTGGTTGTTCTTGCTTCTAAGGAAATTAAGGCAGGGAAAGAGATCACATTTGCTTACTATGATGTTCTTTGTCCGCTAGCCAAACGAAGAGAAATGTCGAAAACATGGGGGTTCAATTGTGAGTGTAAAAGATGCAAATATGAAGAAAAGATGCAGTCTAAACCCGAGATGGGAGAAATCGAAATTGGACTTGAGAAAGGAGTTGATGTTGGTTGTGCGATTTTTCGATTGGAAGAGTGTATGAAGAGATGGGTTATGAGAGGTAAAGAAAAGGGTTACTTTCGAGCATCATTTTGGAAAGCATTTTCAGAAGCATTTGAGTCAGAGAAATGTGTAAGAAGGTGGGGAAGGAAGATACCAGCTTTGGAGCCTATTGTTGATAGTTTAGTTGAAGCAGTTGGGAGTGATGAAAGAGTTGTGAAAGTTTTGGTTAGGAAACTGAAAAGAGGAAGTTGTGGGTATGGAGATATGGAAAGGGCAATCAAGTTAGGAAGGGGTGTGTATGGTAAAGTCATGAAGAGACAAGCATTGAGAATTCTACTTGAGTTGGGTGTTCATGAATAGTGTGCAATGCAGTGTCACATGATCCGCTAATCTGCTCGGGGATTGTGAATCGAGAAAAGGGAATTATGGTTGATTTTGGACGATTTTAAGTGAATCGCGAATTCAATAACAAAATTAGTGCAGTATCACATGATCCATTAATCTGCTCATGAATTATGAATCGAGAAAAAGGAATTATGGTCGATTATGAATTATATAAGTGAATCGCGAATTCAGTAAGAAAATTAGTCGGCGAATTATGTTATAGTGGCACTGTTACTAGCTTAGTAGCATTTCCTACAAGTTCTCTTCTAGAATCGAGAAAAATAGTTGAATTGTTCCTTGTAATCTTTCTTTCTGGCTTTACCAACAAAAATAGTTTGAACCTTTTAGGGTTGATTCATGTTTTGTATTAGCTGTGATAGCTGGAGAAACGTTGTTAAGTGTAGCAATGATTAGTGCTATTATGATCATTTGGTTAGTATGAAATGGTACTACTAAGAATAATTTTTAcggtaaattttcataaaatgtatcttatttttatagtgatgaaaCTTTATATTTCCCGTTTACAATTTTCTGTTACCATATGGTAGTATATAACTTTTTAAGATGGTAATGCAATACAATGAATTCTATTACCACATGATAGTATAccactttaaaaacatttttcttGAGCCCTTTCTCTTATAAACATATTCAAATTCTTTTAAACAAAAACGCccaaattaaaggaaaaattatcctaaatattataaatttttgttaattttcctaaaataatatcaacttttaattaacagTGAATAATACCAGCTTAGGATTGTGTTTtcttagaataataccaacttttgtttaattattaattttctaaaataaaactacttttaattaacaaaaaataatgcaaattaggagtgcattttattagcaaaataccaacttttgtttaatcattaatttacctttgtttttttttgttaaatagctacaataaacaaaagttagtaggagtattatttacaaTAAACAAAAGTCAGTATTATTCTAATCAAACACCCCTTAAATTCTTATTATCTATGATAAATCAAAGATTGATATTAATATAGGAGTATTATTGAaagtttgtattaattttttaaaattaaattaaaatcttaatttaaTAGAATGCAAACTCAaagaatattatttaaaattattagacttgtattattaaattaagtgGAATTAGacaagataaaaaaatatactcgtCTCTTAAGAATCTAAGTTTCATGAATGATGAATTGATGACTCACATCATATGTGTCATGTTAGTATGTTTGGTTTGACAACCCATGTCTATTGGAATTATCCTTTATAAACACCACGTTAAAATAACCCTCACTCTTCCTGATCTTCCATAATCATACTAACTTCTCTCAATTATTCTCTCATCTTCGGAATTATCAGGCTGTGATATTCCCTTACATAGAGGTACCTTTCTCACCATAGATTGCTTTGATTTAGACGGTTGATTTTGAGTTGCATGTTTATTGATTACAGTGTTTTCCTTGAAttttagttttgaaattatgtatttttgAGGTGTTGAATCGTGTATGATTATCGATTACAGTGTTTTCGTTGAATCTTATATCTGTGTGATGTAGAATCGTGTATGATTATTGATTTTAGTGTTGTTTTGACGATATCAATTTCTTATGCCAATCCAATTTTGATTTCGTGTAGCATGGTTTTCATTCTTTGTTATTGAATTAAAACGATTTATTTTCCTTCTGCTATTTCAGTTTATTTTTAGAACAGAGTGTAGGAATTCAGGATCAGGTTTTTTATTTCCAAGTATTTATTCGGTGGTTTAACTTAAGTAACGATCTATGAATGAAGGTAATGTGAATTACAAGAATTGTGTCTTCCAGAAAAGCACTTTAAACTTTGGGAGTATCTTTGAAGCAAAAATTTTGGCTGTCATATAATATTGGGGAAAAAGCCTGTATGGGGTGTTTGGGAACCTAGAATTGGTTCAATTCTACAACTAGAAATCCTTATATTTATACGAAATTCCTTGTTTGTCAATTAATAGGATTTTTAATTTCACAATTTGCAATCCAACGTGGCGATTGACAAAACCATATCAATTCCGCAAATGGAACTTCACTTTCTCGATTTACCTCCATCACTACCAAAATCTGCACTGCCACCACAGTACCGTCATCTCTTGCTCTCACTGCCTCCATCATCACCCAGTGGTAGTTACTGTCCCTCGTTAACTCGATAACCGCCATTGTAATGCCGCAGTCAAATGATAAAACATTCAAATACCACAGTTTGCAATAACATACATCCTGTCCTTACTCCAATTCTCTGCATCCTGTCCTTACTCCAAGTCTCCTTCCTTACTCCAAGTCTCCAATGCTATTAAGTGACTCTCACCTAGATGGTTTTGGAGAAACTTATCCTCTTAATGCTAACCACGAGGTTAATCTTATTGACCTTTGGTAGCAAACTATAATTTCATGCACATGATTTGATGAACATTTTAATATAGTCTAGTCTACTGAAATCGAAAAACTAAGTCTTTGGAGCCATCGAAATAAGGATATTTAGTTTATAAAAGATAAGagtttaaagtttgttttttcattttggctaTTCATTAAATATTCATAgacaaattagaaaaaaattaatggaaaaaatTTTAGGAGAGAGAAATCAAAAGAGATATAGAGAAGTAAAACATATATGTCTAAACTAGAAGAGAGCTTGGGACAACGATTGAGAAAAGGAGAGAATTATGGAAACATATGACCGATGGGAGTGAGGGTGGAAGGTAGATAGAGATGAGATGGTTTGAAATAATATGCAAATGATAGAGCTTTTGATTGAATATGCAATTCCTTAGTTCTAGTTCTAGCCCATTCTAGCATGATTGGACTTGGAAATCGAAGATTTGGAAATGATTGTATCTCTCAAACAATGGAGGTGGTCTTAATTTAGAATTTCAAAAGAAAGTCTAGTTCCCAAAAAGACCATTATAGAAATTACATGGGTGGAgcattttttttgttctttttttggaTCGAAATGTGAATCAAATGAGAGTGATTTATCCATTGGATGATTGATACTTTTTTCAATCTCATTTAGTTTCCATTTGAGGTTTTATAATTGATTAGTCTTGTATTAGATCACATGGCAAGATTGTATTAGTTATATTATCATAGAAAGATTGAGTTGTCTACTTTTGGTCACCTTTGGGCAAGTGTGGAGGTTATATTCCACAATTATCTGGTATAGTTGACAGGTTGGGACTTGGGTAGTTTAAGCTTGTTGTGAAACTGAATTAGATGTTCAAAAGCTTTTTCATTTTTAGGTCATCCAAAGTTCAAAGAAAAATATGCTTGATTATTCCTTGGAGTCtatattttattagttaaaaaaTGATTCATTGATAGAGGTCTTATTTGATCATCAATCAATTATTTACTTTCCATTGTAAATCATATTGTCATCATCTATCAGCAAGCATACAACAGAAAACTATGGCCGAGTTAGAGTCCAAGAAGCAAAAGCTCATAATTGACACTGATCCTGGCATTGGTACTCCCTTTCTTTCCTGTTTGTACTTCATTAAGTTTTCTTCAGTTTCCATATTGAAGGGCTCAATATATATGTGTTCAAATTGTTATTGATGGCAAAATTGTTTTTGGTCCTTGAAAATGTGGTGGGGTTTGAACTGATTGTCTCAAATGCTTAATTTTATAACTCCACTtgttttttttctgaaatttcgTATAATTAATGCAGATGATGCAATGGCAATATTTGTGGCATTGCAATCACCTAAAGtggaagtgattggtcttactACTATATATGGCAATGTCTACACCACTTTAGCAACAAGAAATGCCTTGCATTTGGTATTGTTCTTCTATGCTTTCCTCCTTTTTCGCAACTTTTTGTGTCTTCAAACAAAATTTGTACCTGGTACTTATAAAGTATAGTTCTTTATTTTTTGATGTCTAGCAAACTAACAGAAGTAGATGTGTATCTTTctgactgttttttttttttttttttttttttctcatggtTGTCTTTTTCTGTTTATTGGCATGTTGGATCTGCATTACAGAAACTTGTGACTTTTGACCATTGTTTATGTAATCATGAATCATTACTGTGAGAAAATTGTAGCTCAACATAAAGGTTGATATTCAAAATTCTAGGGATTTCTCAAATGATTTTTTTGGCTTATTGGTGTGTCTTGCTAAACCAATGAACTAAATATATTGTAAGATAACCTTTTCCTCTGGTTCTTGATGGTGTAGTTAGAGGTGGCTGGGAGGACGGATATCCCAGTAGCTGAAGGATCTCATGTCACAATCACTGTATGTTCTTTGTCATGGATACtccttcaattttatttttagattgatGTCTAATGCTCATGGCACATCCTTGCTTGGTATCCATTCTGGAAAAGGAAATTCATTAAATTATCTGTGTTCCTGTTAAGAAAGGTACAAAGCTCCGTATAGCTGACTTTGTTCACGGGACTGATGGACTGGGCAACCAAAACTTTCCTTCTCCTAATGGGAAGCCAATTGAAAAATCTGCAGCTACGTTCCTTGTCGAGGAAGCCAAGAAGTATCCTGGAGAAATTACTGTGGTGGCTCTTGGTCCCCTAACAAATATAGCCCTGGTGAGTTTTGATGTACTTGATTATGTTGAAATTATTGCTTTTGCTCAAATGTGTTTAAATGAATAATTCTTTCTATCATATTTGTTCACTTGGATTTATATGTCGACAGGCAATACAACTACATCCTGAATTTACgaaaaatataggaaaaattattgttcTTGGTGGAGCTTTTGCTGTGAATGGCAATGTGAATCCTGCAGCAGAAGCTAATGTAAGTAATTGCTAATTTTCTGGGGTTTGAGTTTTCATATATACTATGGTTGCATTTCTTAGCTCTACTTGGAATACATTGCAATATAGGTTTGGAAATTTGGAATTGCAGATAATTTGCTCCCTTTAGGCTGCACATCTTTTTTTTCCAGGAATAAGATGGGAcactttttctttaaatttagcCACTTCCAGGGTCTTCTATGGATGCTTTTGTTATCATTTTGTGCTCTGTTTTCATTACATAATTTCAGTTGAAGGTTTGACTAAGAAATTAGATGACGTAGTTTTTCTTTTAAGCTAGATGAGTTGATTGTGCAGTCTGCTTGGGTGACCTACTGACCTTCCATTTCTTATGATCTGGTTGTACAGATCTTTAGTGATCCAGACTCTGCAGATATTGTCTTCACAAGTGGAGCTGATGTTCTTGCTGTGGGAATTAATGTGACTCACCAAGTTATTTTCACTGGTAACGTACTAACAAATCTTGCATTTCAATTATCTTGATAATGGTAGTTTTTAGGCTCCCACCAAGGCGGGGTTTGGAGGTCGAATGTAGTCTACTATATCCTTGTAGAAACAAAGAGGTTTTCGATTGGCCATAatagcaaacatcatttgctACATCTCATAAATTATcaaatgcacatgatttaacgagtcattttactatagtccattataatcctgAAGGCTGAACCAAAACACTATATCTTTGACTCCTTTAAGAATGGATACAGAATTTACCTTCTGATCACAATAAAAATGTCAACATTTTCCAGTGAATGAAATTGTGTAAAATGGTGTTGCCACAAAAATCCTGTGCCAACGTGCTTGTTACTTGTCCTTACACAGCTTTCTTCCCAATTATTGATCCTAAGGAAGATCGAGTTATGGATAATGTATGACTTGTAGATTCTGCATTTTCTACAAAACGTACTGTACACCTGTAGATTTTGATTTCAAAGAACAGGAGGTGTTGATCTCACCTACCCCTCTTTATTTTTGCACCTTACTAGTGAAACCTAAAATCTCAACTAATAGGATAATTTTTATGCCCCCTCTTCCATCTATTGTGAAATTTATAACTTGGATTTCTTGTTAAACCCAAAAACGGCCAGAAAAAGCAAATTATCTTGAACTATGCTTTTCTTCTGACGATTTGCCAAGACTCCAAAGTTGATGCACAGAGTTTCAAGGAAATATATGACATACAATCAGCGCCACTTTTTGGCCAGaatgtattaattattattgcCACATGATTATATCTGGTTTTAACTCATGCCATCAACATTTATATTCTCCTGGTTGACTTCTTATTTTGAGTTTGGTGTTGGAGCATTATATGGTTTATGTGCTTGCCTGCAGATGCTGATCGAGAAAAGTTGGCAGCATCAACTTGTCATTTGGCTCAGTACCTGTGCAAAATTTTAGACGTGTATTATAATTACCATTATGATGCATATAATATAAAAGGTATGTTATGAAAATTTTCTGATGTTTTTCTCTCTGGAAGTCATTTTTTAGTTTGAATAACTGCTGAGGCTACTGATATGCAGGTGTGTATCTTCATGATCCTGCTGTCATGCTTGCTGCTATAGATCCTTCCTTATTTACTTGGACAGAAGGTGTTGTAAGAGTGCAAACGAGTGGCATTACTAGGGGTCTCACGATTCTGTATAACAAACAGAAAAGGTAAACAGTGCAATTCAAGGTTTAAGTTCTACACTTAATTATGATTGAGATGGTATAAAATCTTAGTTAAAGAAGAATTTATGTGGACGACCATTGAAACTGTTCTATCGGTGCATGTAGCTAAcctcaatcttttgggattaagggtTTGGCATCATTGTCGTTGAACTCTTAATTATGTGGCATAACTTATTAAAAGGCCATAGTAGTCCCAATATTGATTACTGGCACAGCTTATATCAAGACTTTTCCTGAATGGGACATGGTAGCAAGTAAATTTAGTCTTgtctcaattttttttcaatagcaTTTTACTATTCCACATTAACAATCAAGTGTATGTTTAGATTTTCTTTTGGGAGGGTTTTCAAATTTAGTCATGGGGATCAgatgaagaataatataagtactATCAAGCAGATTTTTGAGTCATGTATCATTTCCAAGGTTTGTGAGGTTGAGATTGTGTGACAACTTATTGTTGATGAATGATGAGTATTGTATTCCGTTCACTCTCCCGATTGCTTGATTCTGATTCACCCTTTGATTTTATTTCTCATTTTATACTAAATCTGTTTTTTCGCTTTTGGATCTAATAGGTTCGGAGAAGTGACTGAGTGGACAGATAAGCCTACAGTTAAAGTAGCAGTCACCGTTGATGGTACAAAAGTGGCCAAATTGATCATGGATCGTCTTACTAGCTCATGAAGTAACTGCTAATTACAATACTTTCTCTGTATTATTGAGTTTGCTATATTTCTTCATAAAAGCTCTTGCAACGGGAAACTAAATGTTGTTAAATTTAATGGGATAAAAAGAGTAGCTGATAAGTGATCTTCCCATGTTCTTTCCTTTGTTGTTAGTTGAAAAGAAAGACTTTCAGCGCTGCTGCTAGTCTTTGTTTAATGAGCCGTGTATCAGCTGCAGAGCCATTGATTTATTGGGGATTTACATTTCAGCTGCCCTTGTTTTAGTATGTCAAGAAAAAATAATGCGATTTTCATCTCTCTGGATGTACATTTAttctaatatatttataatttataatttataatttataatttataatttataatttattaaatttattgttttggTTGGAATTACTCATCACAAACTGTTTTTTAGGATTGGAGTGGATAGGGGCGGCTAGATACGTAAGGGTTTTTAATAATTGAAAGTTAAACATGTTTAATGGGCTTCAAGTGGAAATTtacttgaatttttttaaataataacctAATGGTTAAAAGTTTTAATTTGACCATTCAGAAATGAgattattactttttatttttcaaaaggtAATCCTGCTAACGGACAATCACTAATTAATCAAAACTGAAACATATGATTAGTTAAGTACATGTAGACATCACAGAAAATAGCAGAACATAAGCTTTGATGCAGTAAGGAGTAATATGGCTGCAGCCGAAAATTACTAATCGCAGGTTGATCACAGTAACTTGGCTTTAGTACCAGTAAACAACACAATTGCTCGTTTCCGTTCTGCCTACAGGAACCCGATTCAAATGCATCATTTCGTACCCATGTTGATGTTGTCCATGACATGTATAATAACAATTGTCTTGGCAGGTTTTCGTCTCATTGGTCCAACTGTCGCAAGTATTTTCAATGAAAAAATTCATtgtcaaaataaatactaaCAGACTTGTATT from Amaranthus tricolor cultivar Red isolate AtriRed21 chromosome 3, ASM2621246v1, whole genome shotgun sequence includes:
- the LOC130809115 gene encoding methyltransferase FGSG_00040; amino-acid sequence: MEEDNILQQIRSKAAEFLLREDWNESIKAYSHFIPLCQQQISKTQQESDLLKLRKSLCLALSNRAEARFRLRDFEEALKDCEESLQIDNTHLKTLVCKGKILLNLNRYSLALDCLKRALVFESQCNGNLEVLNGLIEKCKKLDYLSRTGNFDISNWVSCGFSGICPELCEFVGNVEIKKSEISGRGLFCTKSIDIGSLILVTKSVATERCILPKDSKGLLDENEQLVMWKNFIDRVTESSSKCHKTRHLISKLSIGENEDDLETPDISLFKPETDGESFPNKNLEEDKILSILDVNSLVEDAVSSKVLGKNSDYYGVGLWLLPSFINHSCSPNARRLHIGDYVVVLASKEIKAGKEITFAYYDVLCPLAKRREMSKTWGFNCECKRCKYEEKMQSKPEMGEIEIGLEKGVDVGCAIFRLEECMKRWVMRGKEKGYFRASFWKAFSEAFESEKCVRRWGRKIPALEPIVDSLVEAVGSDERVVKVLVRKLKRGSCGYGDMERAIKLGRGVYGKVMKRQALRILLELGVHE
- the LOC130809117 gene encoding probable uridine nucleosidase 2; this translates as MAELESKKQKLIIDTDPGIDDAMAIFVALQSPKVEVIGLTTIYGNVYTTLATRNALHLLEVAGRTDIPVAEGSHVTITKGTKLRIADFVHGTDGLGNQNFPSPNGKPIEKSAATFLVEEAKKYPGEITVVALGPLTNIALAIQLHPEFTKNIGKIIVLGGAFAVNGNVNPAAEANIFSDPDSADIVFTSGADVLAVGINVTHQVIFTDADREKLAASTCHLAQYLCKILDVYYNYHYDAYNIKGVYLHDPAVMLAAIDPSLFTWTEGVVRVQTSGITRGLTILYNKQKRFGEVTEWTDKPTVKVAVTVDGTKVAKLIMDRLTSS